The Lutra lutra chromosome 7, mLutLut1.2, whole genome shotgun sequence genome segment TAAAGTCAGAGCCCATGGGAGAAGACCCAAACATCTGAGTCTTTTCTCCAtcttatggaaaaagaaaatgagaagccaCCTCAATTTGGCCAACCCTAGATTCGACTGTCCAAACCTCAGTGTTTATTATGACTGCTCATCTGATTTTCAGCAGCCACTACAGAACTGACTCTGAGACTTGCCATGTTTTATATTCcatctactttcatttttcttggtccTGTTTTTCAGTTAGAAAATCACTTTGGCATCATCTTCACTGATAGGCAGTGCAGAAATAGATTTCAAAATggaagatttccttttctttgcccaTGGATGACCAATAAATCTAAACCTTATCCTTGAAAAAGTGGCGAAGAACTTCTAAATTCTTTCACCAACTCAGATACTCACTTTTCTCAAGATTAGTGCAAATATGAGATAAGTAGTGCTGACtataattttcttcaaatgtCTGAGTTTATGGCAGAAATTCCTCATAAGCTTTGTTAAGACAttctgtctattctttttttcttaaattttggatTCAATGTTGTTCAAAACTTTTGATTCTTTTTGCACATTTCAGTGGATTTTAGGGAGCAAAgttaagtgtatatatatttcatctcTCAACTTTAATTCActgattttaatctattttgattttgttttaggtAACATATGCCAATAGCCaaacaaatggagaaacaaaatcaCTCCATGGTGTCTGAGTTTATTTTGTTGGGCCTCACAGAGTTTCGTGAGTTACAGAtttgctttttcttgtttttttccattatCTACATAGCCATTGTATTAGGCAACCTCATCATTATCTTTGTGGTAAAACTGGATCCTCACTTACACTCTCCCATGTACTTCTTACTGGCCAACCTCTCCTTTATTGATATGTCCCTGGCCTCCTTTGCTACTCCTAAAATGATCTGTGACCTAATTAGTGAATATAAGGCTATCTCCTATGAAGGCTGCATGGCCCAGATGTTCTTCCTTCACCTTTTAGGTGGAAGTGAGATGATGTTGCTTGTAGCCATGGCAATTGATAGATTCATTGCCATTTGCAAACCCCTCCATTACAAAACTATCATGAGCCACCGTGTTTGCATAGGACTTGCAATTCTGTCCTGGACCACTGGTTTTGTGCACACTATGAGCCAAATGGTGTTCACAGTGACTTTACCATTCTGTGGCCCCAATGTTGTGGATAGCTTTTTTTGTGATCTGCCTCAGGTCATCAGACTTGCTTGTACTGACACTTATATCTTGGAATTATTAGTCATTGCATTTAGTGGACtactttctttgttctgtttcatcTTTCTGTTCATCTCCTATAGCATCATTCTGATTACTGTCCGGCATCGCTCCTCCAATGGGTCTTCCAAGGCTTTATCCACTCTTTCAGCCCACATTACAGTGGTGGTACTGTTCTTTGGACCTTGCATCTTTATCTATATATGGCCTTTCAACAGGGTGTCCATAGATAAGATCCTTTCTGTGTTTTACACAATTTTCACTCCCCTTTTAAATCCAATCATCTACACATTCAGGAATAAAGACATGAggaaagcaataagaaaaataaagaccaaacaAGTGAGTTCCAGATCAACCTTTTAACTGAAACATTACAATCATCaaagtcatcatcatcattgttgtcattaccatcatcatccaAAGATACTGAGGTATTTAATTTTGTATCAACCATAAGTCACATTTTTGGGAAATGGTAATCCTTCCCTACACaagtatatatatgcaataaaatATCCTGAATCATGCAACCAAATACAAACTATTCAATATAGTCATTCTTATATGttgtaattttcagttttttatgaaataaatgagattctaaatatttattgagttctaaTCATGGGTTAGGCACTTTGCATGTGTTTTCTCTTAACTTTACAGCAATGAAAATAGAGCACATTATTAACATATTCTCAGTAGAAAACTGagaattctttcatttaatgAACTTGCCACTGTAAGTACTAGACTGAGAATCAGATCCTCCCTCTAACTTCAAAATCTATACTTTTATAATAGATTgactttatattaaaattttaataacattcatAACTTTGTCTCCCATACCCTCTTTTAcatgttttcaataaataactctttccaacaagaagataaattGATCT includes the following:
- the LOC125104760 gene encoding olfactory receptor 4K13-like, producing the protein MEKQNHSMVSEFILLGLTEFRELQICFFLFFSIIYIAIVLGNLIIIFVVKLDPHLHSPMYFLLANLSFIDMSLASFATPKMICDLISEYKAISYEGCMAQMFFLHLLGGSEMMLLVAMAIDRFIAICKPLHYKTIMSHRVCIGLAILSWTTGFVHTMSQMVFTVTLPFCGPNVVDSFFCDLPQVIRLACTDTYILELLVIAFSGLLSLFCFIFLFISYSIILITVRHRSSNGSSKALSTLSAHITVVVLFFGPCIFIYIWPFNRVSIDKILSVFYTIFTPLLNPIIYTFRNKDMRKAIRKIKTKQVSSRSTF